One region of Vibrio sp. FE10 genomic DNA includes:
- a CDS encoding MarR family winged helix-turn-helix transcriptional regulator, protein MDAIDRVVEQWAKEKPELETEPMAMMGRIMRIAKYMETQVAELHKKYDMKLGEFDVLATLRRSGKPYRLTPSELIGSMMLTSGAMTNRLDKLEAKGLISREHSKEDRRSVSVQLTKDGLILIDQMMTEHVEMQKKLVKSLSASQKKNTNQLLKTWLSAYE, encoded by the coding sequence ATGGATGCTATCGACCGCGTAGTAGAGCAATGGGCAAAGGAAAAGCCTGAGCTAGAAACTGAGCCTATGGCAATGATGGGCCGGATTATGCGTATTGCCAAGTATATGGAGACTCAGGTTGCCGAGCTTCATAAAAAATACGACATGAAACTCGGTGAGTTTGATGTGCTAGCCACCTTGCGACGTTCTGGAAAGCCTTACCGACTCACTCCCTCAGAACTGATAGGTTCGATGATGCTGACATCAGGTGCGATGACCAATCGCCTTGATAAACTGGAAGCCAAAGGGTTGATCAGTCGTGAGCACAGTAAAGAAGACAGACGCAGTGTGAGTGTTCAGCTAACCAAAGATGGTTTGATTCTGATTGACCAAATGATGACTGAGCATGTTGAAATGCAGAAAAAGCTGGTTAAATCTCTGTCTGCGAGCCAGAAGAAGAACACCAACCAATTGCTAAAAACATGGTTGAGTGCATACGAGTAG
- a CDS encoding DMT family transporter: protein MNILLAMIPAFFWGTTYAVTQFTLQEWPPLLLGALRALPAGLLLLAVKPTLPKKGEWQIIFTLGLINIATFFGLIFVMALTLPSAISGVGMISVPVFAMIFHWVVKKQRPHLIQALSGIGLITLAWILFNPSQIALNPIGLGAMFAAIMCIVIGSSITKSLGNRMHWWKVLTWQLILGGTILSVASGVHAFIDPQPYVNAVTHFDTRNAMGLLWVIGLNTALGYGMYVWLLQRMSVVDFTFGGIANPVAGIVTGMVLMGESFTAVQYSLMTGMIVMSLLPQLILAVRQTKTVKPVTQ from the coding sequence ATGAACATATTATTAGCAATGATCCCCGCGTTCTTTTGGGGAACAACCTATGCAGTGACGCAATTTACGCTACAGGAGTGGCCACCATTATTACTGGGTGCTTTGCGTGCGTTACCTGCTGGTTTGTTATTGCTAGCAGTAAAGCCGACACTGCCTAAAAAAGGTGAGTGGCAGATCATTTTCACATTAGGCCTTATCAATATTGCGACCTTCTTTGGCTTGATCTTCGTGATGGCACTAACGCTGCCTTCAGCGATTTCTGGCGTGGGTATGATCTCTGTGCCTGTGTTCGCGATGATCTTCCATTGGGTAGTGAAAAAGCAACGCCCGCATTTGATTCAAGCCCTTTCTGGCATTGGCTTGATCACCTTAGCTTGGATTCTGTTCAACCCAAGCCAAATCGCACTGAACCCTATCGGCTTGGGTGCCATGTTCGCCGCGATCATGTGTATTGTCATCGGCAGCAGCATTACCAAGTCACTGGGTAACCGCATGCATTGGTGGAAGGTATTAACATGGCAGCTGATTTTAGGCGGTACGATTTTATCTGTCGCGTCTGGCGTTCATGCCTTCATCGACCCACAACCTTATGTTAATGCTGTCACTCATTTCGATACTCGCAACGCTATGGGTCTATTGTGGGTGATTGGACTGAACACAGCACTAGGTTACGGCATGTATGTGTGGTTGCTGCAACGTATGTCTGTGGTTGATTTCACCTTCGGTGGCATCGCTAACCCGGTTGCTGGCATCGTAACAGGCATGGTGTTGATGGGTGAATCCTTCACTGCGGTACAGTACTCGTTAATGACAGGCATGATCGTGATGTCACTACTGCCGCAGCTCATCCTTGCAGTAAGGCAAACCAAAACGGTCAAACCCGTCACGCAGTAA
- a CDS encoding DUF1254 domain-containing protein: MITSKLKAIVLASSIFISHQVLATENYNTDIPSSIMTPDTVQTSIGELNFKDGAPTAETAQKLYDNLDTLRSTEVFLNAIPMASLEALRVGHEGIGSTSSNQVVVFDNLMDSNPLFLTGNTDTVYASVFLDLEKDGPTVIEVPEGMGPTTVNDAFFRFVTDLGIVGPDKGKGGKYLILPPGYEGEVPEGYFVSQSTSYTNWFIARGFLKDGKTDAAVKAYKEKLKIYPLAKKDDQPKMEFISGSGKSFNTIHANDEHFYTEIKTVLDKEPISFIDPELRGLMSSIGIQKNKPFAPDERMQKLMKDGVAIGNATARSLYFQPRDKKAYIYEDRLWKTAFIGKDYQWLVDQGAGGRNLDARSYFFYIATVNTPAMALKLIEKGSQYALIDQAKDGEYFDGGKHYRLNIPANVPAKNFWSIVAYDTQTRSELQTNQPLPSKNNQRDDFIENKDGSVDLYFGPTAPKGKESNWIETVPSKGWFTVLRLYGPQEAWYDKTWKPSDIEEVKL; this comes from the coding sequence ATGATTACGTCGAAGCTAAAAGCAATTGTGTTAGCGAGCAGTATTTTTATCTCACACCAAGTACTGGCGACTGAAAACTACAATACTGATATTCCGTCAAGCATCATGACGCCAGATACAGTGCAAACCAGCATCGGCGAATTGAATTTTAAAGATGGTGCGCCAACGGCTGAAACCGCGCAAAAGCTTTATGACAATCTAGATACGCTTCGCTCAACAGAGGTGTTCCTCAATGCGATTCCAATGGCTTCACTTGAAGCTCTGCGTGTTGGTCATGAAGGGATCGGTTCAACATCATCAAACCAAGTGGTGGTGTTCGATAATCTGATGGATTCAAACCCTCTATTTTTAACAGGTAACACCGACACCGTTTATGCTTCAGTTTTCCTAGACCTTGAGAAAGATGGTCCAACCGTCATTGAGGTACCAGAGGGCATGGGACCAACCACGGTGAACGATGCGTTCTTTCGTTTTGTTACTGACTTAGGCATCGTAGGGCCTGATAAAGGCAAAGGCGGTAAGTACTTGATTCTACCACCAGGTTACGAAGGCGAAGTGCCTGAAGGCTATTTTGTTTCACAATCCACCAGCTACACCAACTGGTTCATTGCGCGCGGATTCCTGAAAGATGGTAAGACCGACGCAGCAGTAAAAGCTTATAAAGAGAAGCTGAAGATCTACCCATTAGCGAAGAAAGATGATCAACCAAAAATGGAGTTCATCTCTGGTAGCGGCAAATCATTCAATACCATTCATGCAAACGATGAGCACTTCTACACCGAGATTAAAACGGTGCTAGATAAAGAGCCGATTTCCTTCATCGACCCAGAGCTTCGTGGATTAATGTCGAGCATTGGTATTCAGAAGAACAAACCTTTTGCACCCGATGAGCGCATGCAAAAACTGATGAAAGATGGCGTCGCGATTGGTAATGCAACAGCGAGATCTCTGTACTTCCAACCAAGAGACAAGAAGGCTTACATCTATGAAGATCGCCTATGGAAAACGGCGTTTATCGGCAAAGATTACCAATGGTTAGTCGACCAAGGTGCAGGCGGACGCAACCTAGATGCTCGTTCTTACTTCTTCTACATCGCGACAGTGAATACACCAGCGATGGCTCTGAAGCTTATCGAAAAGGGCTCTCAATACGCATTGATTGACCAAGCAAAAGACGGTGAATACTTTGATGGTGGCAAGCACTATAGATTGAATATTCCAGCGAATGTGCCAGCTAAGAACTTCTGGTCTATCGTGGCTTACGACACGCAAACACGTTCAGAGCTACAAACCAACCAACCGCTGCCAAGTAAGAATAATCAGCGTGATGACTTCATTGAAAACAAAGATGGTTCGGTTGATTTGTACTTTGGCCCTACCGCTCCAAAAGGCAAAGAATCGAACTGGATTGAGACGGTTCCGAGCAAAGGTTGGTTTACGGTGCTGAGACTCTATGGTCCACAAGAAGCTTGGTATGACAAAACGTGGAAACCAAGCGATATTGAAGAGGTAAAGCTGTAA
- a CDS encoding LysR family transcriptional regulator: protein MKNTIDLNLYRFLDLLYEQQSQAKVCHILDISRATFNRHLADCRDLFANELFIATKGVYAPTLFTTQLMLVVKDPLEKLEQAQQISQSFVGADSNIEYVFHAANPLSTLFTVPLLKGLTSEESKPKISMMDWSLDGVEFPKAGTLAIGVSGYPNELNDRIVERKVGSLDLFAYVADAHPLAKNETIDLTQLESFDTVRVSMGSLDANSYYERLKKRTGLVLQQKLTVASVSSALECVQVSQYVFVGFDMDSAAIPSGLSQRPVLFNGETVTFDVGIQYHRACYQHPIVKRIEQILSESLENH, encoded by the coding sequence TTGAAAAACACAATCGACTTAAATTTGTATCGATTTTTGGATCTGCTTTATGAGCAACAGTCTCAGGCGAAGGTGTGTCATATTTTGGATATCAGCCGAGCGACGTTTAATCGTCATTTGGCCGATTGCCGAGATCTGTTTGCTAATGAATTATTCATCGCGACCAAAGGTGTTTACGCTCCGACCTTGTTCACCACTCAATTGATGTTGGTGGTGAAAGATCCGCTAGAAAAGCTAGAGCAAGCACAGCAAATATCGCAGTCGTTTGTCGGAGCCGATTCGAATATTGAATATGTTTTTCATGCTGCTAACCCGTTGAGCACATTGTTTACCGTTCCCTTATTGAAAGGGTTAACAAGTGAAGAATCAAAGCCCAAAATATCAATGATGGATTGGTCGCTAGATGGGGTTGAGTTTCCGAAAGCAGGCACCTTAGCGATTGGTGTGTCAGGTTACCCCAACGAACTGAATGATCGTATTGTAGAACGTAAAGTCGGTTCGCTAGACTTGTTCGCTTATGTGGCTGATGCACATCCTTTAGCCAAAAATGAAACCATCGACCTTACTCAGTTAGAAAGCTTTGATACGGTGCGTGTTTCGATGGGCTCATTGGATGCCAACTCTTATTACGAACGTCTGAAAAAACGCACAGGGCTAGTGTTACAGCAAAAGCTGACGGTCGCGTCGGTCTCCTCAGCTCTGGAATGTGTTCAGGTGAGCCAATATGTATTTGTTGGATTTGATATGGATTCAGCCGCCATACCAAGCGGGCTTAGTCAGCGACCTGTATTGTTCAATGGAGAAACGGTGACTTTTGATGTTGGTATTCAGTACCACCGTGCTTGTTATCAACACCCCATAGTGAAACGCATCGAACAGATTTTAAGTGAAAGCTTGGAAAATCATTAA
- a CDS encoding MFS transporter, whose product MEGVKASKATNSIWKNSSFIVLFSTAFFVAFGTKIYDLALPLLVYELTQSSEMMGWMRAVEFLPNLLLALFIGVWVDKFNKKQWSQCMLLGQVVVLVISYIAVRWLSNPLYVLFPCAFLMMAFNYGYHNARIGMMKNVLPQQIQNTATARMSSLYSLLETVGPVLSGGLLLLSALHNVFLLIAVMYVLAFWQLNKLDLKSSTPVVHQSVFSALKEGWSILYANKNMWHITLVVMVINTTGSIFWIQAIYFAKAELALNHMEVGYLIAASGVGGLLGSFTADKVRKRIGLGVLLILSVALEAFGFLFPALLSQSYLLQGVSGEYIVVIEKGLLMASFLWVSAIGVYSSICIWSYRQEAFEEKHLGRVAGITGSLFKLLMPFGLAASGYLVAIFGIPTLFAACFVAQVFAALGLMMTNVRRIP is encoded by the coding sequence ATGGAAGGTGTAAAAGCTTCAAAGGCGACCAACTCAATTTGGAAAAACTCGAGCTTTATTGTTTTGTTTTCGACGGCGTTTTTTGTCGCCTTTGGAACTAAGATTTATGACCTTGCTCTTCCCTTGTTGGTGTACGAGTTAACACAGTCCTCAGAGATGATGGGCTGGATGAGAGCCGTTGAGTTTTTGCCAAATCTGCTTCTAGCGCTGTTCATCGGTGTATGGGTTGATAAGTTTAATAAGAAGCAGTGGTCGCAATGCATGTTGCTTGGGCAAGTCGTTGTGTTGGTTATCTCGTATATCGCTGTGCGATGGTTGTCGAATCCTTTATATGTGCTGTTCCCGTGTGCATTCCTAATGATGGCGTTTAACTATGGCTATCACAATGCACGTATCGGGATGATGAAAAATGTCTTACCTCAACAAATACAAAATACAGCTACTGCCAGAATGAGTTCCTTGTACAGTTTGTTAGAAACGGTTGGTCCGGTGTTGTCTGGGGGATTGCTTCTCTTATCAGCGTTACATAACGTGTTTCTACTTATTGCAGTTATGTACGTGCTTGCTTTTTGGCAGCTCAATAAGTTGGACCTCAAATCGTCTACGCCCGTTGTCCATCAGTCGGTGTTTAGCGCACTAAAAGAAGGCTGGTCTATTTTGTATGCGAACAAGAACATGTGGCACATCACCTTGGTAGTGATGGTGATTAACACCACTGGATCTATTTTCTGGATTCAAGCCATCTACTTTGCCAAAGCGGAGTTGGCACTCAATCACATGGAAGTGGGGTACTTGATCGCGGCTTCAGGCGTGGGCGGCTTATTAGGTTCTTTTACCGCAGATAAAGTTAGAAAACGTATCGGACTCGGCGTGCTTCTAATTTTGTCCGTTGCATTAGAGGCGTTTGGATTCTTATTTCCAGCGTTATTGAGCCAAAGTTATTTACTACAAGGTGTCTCCGGAGAATACATAGTTGTGATTGAAAAAGGCTTATTAATGGCGTCGTTCTTGTGGGTGAGTGCTATTGGTGTTTACAGCAGCATCTGTATCTGGAGTTATCGCCAAGAAGCCTTCGAGGAAAAGCACCTTGGCCGCGTGGCAGGTATTACCGGATCGTTATTTAAACTGTTGATGCCATTTGGTTTGGCTGCTTCAGGTTATCTGGTGGCGATATTTGGTATACCGACACTCTTTGCTGCCTGTTTTGTCGCTCAAGTTTTCGCGGCTCTTGGGCTCATGATGACCAATGTCCGACGTATTCCCTAG
- a CDS encoding ABC transporter substrate-binding protein, translating into MHYWKALAFLRSRVLINQPTQLSLTEITEALGGTKRNAQLIIKKLVNEGLIDWKSGIGRGNLPTLTLLKNVNHKLELRIDELLSENKVDQALELIDDSQRDQFLLGYISRYQSLPTTLDILQIPFYRGTHNLDPIEVTRRTEAHITRYLCSNLLCFNTLTHSFEGDLAIDWYQDESRWYFTLRKGLVFHDGSPILAQDIKNHFRRLLNSSHHNSQQFHCISNITVVDPLHLYFDTKANAGYLPSLLSSSAAGITKKVGDTLLGSGSFKLVEQSEWLTRLEAFKHYHGHRPWVDGIEIWNVGDKAKDYEMHCDIVHSHPHYQHSSISLELEEMEQWEKGCEYALINPHRHPWFEKPERCQSISELLRILGVAKDIPRQSIGYANGMLATFSQSSSPKLINANDQDVLKAVHHLADSLTKPTQPLKILTYQLFDHIKMARHYCHRLNELGFACEYQVLEFPDFCQPDNLKDADILISGEVFSDNLDSSWMGWLQSSIALEVCLTDEQKQWRDENLEQLWTLNDYQQRQSAFLELEAQLIKLGVYRPIFRVKQQLNYAKTVNPVEQLANGWIDFNQITIRR; encoded by the coding sequence ATGCATTACTGGAAGGCACTGGCATTTTTACGTTCTCGGGTACTCATTAACCAACCGACTCAACTTTCGTTGACAGAAATTACTGAAGCTCTGGGGGGTACCAAACGTAACGCACAGCTAATTATAAAAAAGCTAGTAAACGAGGGCTTGATTGATTGGAAGTCAGGTATTGGCAGAGGCAACCTACCCACACTCACTCTACTCAAAAACGTGAACCATAAATTAGAACTGAGGATTGATGAATTACTATCGGAAAACAAAGTTGACCAAGCATTAGAGCTCATTGATGATTCACAACGCGATCAGTTTCTACTTGGTTATATCAGCCGTTATCAGAGCTTACCGACCACACTCGATATTCTGCAAATTCCCTTTTATCGAGGCACACATAACCTAGACCCGATTGAAGTAACACGACGCACTGAAGCGCATATCACTCGTTACCTGTGCAGTAATTTACTGTGTTTCAACACACTAACTCACTCGTTTGAGGGAGACCTTGCAATTGACTGGTACCAAGATGAAAGTCGTTGGTATTTCACTTTGCGAAAAGGTTTAGTGTTTCATGACGGCTCGCCGATTCTAGCGCAAGACATCAAAAACCATTTCCGACGCTTGCTCAATAGCTCTCACCACAATAGTCAGCAGTTTCACTGCATCTCAAATATCACGGTTGTAGACCCACTTCATCTCTATTTTGATACCAAGGCCAACGCAGGATATTTACCGTCACTGCTATCCAGTTCAGCCGCGGGTATTACGAAAAAGGTAGGAGATACGCTCCTTGGTAGTGGCAGCTTTAAATTGGTCGAACAGTCTGAATGGCTTACCAGACTGGAAGCATTCAAACACTATCATGGTCACCGCCCTTGGGTAGATGGCATAGAGATATGGAATGTCGGTGATAAAGCCAAAGACTATGAGATGCACTGCGATATTGTTCATTCGCACCCGCATTACCAACATTCCTCAATATCGTTGGAGCTTGAAGAGATGGAACAGTGGGAAAAAGGTTGCGAATACGCCTTGATTAACCCACATCGTCACCCTTGGTTTGAAAAACCAGAGCGCTGCCAATCAATAAGTGAATTACTTCGCATACTTGGTGTAGCTAAAGATATCCCTAGACAGAGCATCGGTTATGCCAATGGAATGCTTGCCACTTTTAGCCAGTCATCAAGCCCTAAACTTATTAACGCCAATGATCAAGACGTATTGAAAGCCGTTCATCATTTAGCTGACTCATTAACCAAACCTACCCAACCACTAAAGATCCTGACCTACCAGCTGTTTGACCACATCAAAATGGCTCGTCATTATTGTCATCGATTGAATGAGCTCGGTTTTGCTTGCGAATATCAAGTGCTCGAGTTTCCAGATTTTTGCCAACCGGATAACCTAAAAGATGCTGACATATTAATTAGCGGTGAAGTGTTTTCAGATAACCTCGACAGCAGCTGGATGGGGTGGTTACAAAGTTCTATCGCATTAGAAGTGTGCCTCACTGATGAGCAAAAACAGTGGCGAGATGAAAACCTTGAGCAACTTTGGACACTCAATGATTACCAACAACGACAATCAGCCTTTCTAGAACTCGAGGCACAGCTAATAAAGCTCGGTGTTTATAGGCCGATTTTCCGCGTTAAACAGCAACTCAATTATGCCAAAACAGTCAATCCCGTTGAACAGTTAGCTAATGGTTGGATTGATTTCAACCAAATCACTATACGTCGCTGA
- a CDS encoding RidA family protein produces MMNKIWSPSSVPAPAANYHQCALIPAGSTRLHIAGQLGIDSEGVVAESAEEQIVLAWTNLRGVLQANQMDMEDLISVRLYLVDRNDMSDYQAAKQRLPFDVGGLPTTLLFVQGLFDERWKVEIEAEAAKLI; encoded by the coding sequence ATGATGAATAAGATATGGAGTCCCTCTTCAGTACCAGCTCCGGCCGCTAACTATCATCAATGTGCGTTAATCCCCGCCGGTTCAACGCGGTTACATATTGCTGGGCAACTTGGGATTGATAGCGAAGGTGTGGTTGCTGAAAGTGCGGAAGAACAGATTGTACTGGCTTGGACAAATCTGAGAGGAGTGCTTCAGGCAAATCAAATGGATATGGAAGATTTAATCAGTGTAAGACTGTACTTAGTTGATCGGAATGATATGTCTGATTACCAAGCCGCAAAGCAACGATTGCCCTTTGATGTTGGTGGGCTTCCAACGACATTATTGTTTGTTCAAGGGCTCTTTGATGAGCGATGGAAAGTTGAAATTGAGGCCGAAGCGGCGAAACTGATTTAA
- a CDS encoding putative quinol monooxygenase gives MMTILVQFTLSHTEDKTAEVVEFFNEILPDTRTFNGNLSAELYQKDLSENALVLCEEWESTDHFNEYIAWRKDIGDFDRLGAMLTDMPTITVLSKIVTSSEV, from the coding sequence ATGATGACTATTTTAGTGCAATTTACCTTGAGCCATACTGAAGATAAAACGGCAGAGGTCGTTGAGTTTTTTAACGAAATCTTGCCAGATACTCGTACTTTTAACGGCAACCTTTCTGCGGAGCTTTATCAAAAAGATTTGTCTGAAAATGCCTTGGTTTTATGTGAAGAATGGGAAAGTACGGATCACTTCAATGAATACATTGCTTGGCGCAAAGATATTGGCGATTTTGACCGTTTAGGTGCGATGCTTACGGATATGCCTACCATTACAGTCCTGTCTAAAATCGTCACATCATCTGAGGTGTAA
- a CDS encoding LysR family transcriptional regulator — translation MKNELHRMQVFAQIVESGSITKAADKLDLSKSVVSHHLQGLEQHLGAKLLTRTTRRQSLTDAGQRFYQRCLEMRKLMSLAEEEVRESCSDFAGTITITSPHTLMTHLIGPAMCEFMKSHPRIEPQLLANDMRVDLIDKYIDLSVTVGELPDSTSRAIRLGDLQQVLCCHPDYLTKVQIQLPITSNDLSKYDYIANQWEGINSQRSFAINKGKISTYQFRANRVGDSVPTIRMMALSGLGIACLPKQAIEVDLQNGTLINILPDEIELKAPFYIVHNFGLQMPARIRAFIDDLKRYAESYS, via the coding sequence ATGAAAAACGAATTGCATCGCATGCAAGTGTTCGCTCAAATTGTAGAATCGGGCTCCATAACGAAAGCGGCTGATAAGCTAGATCTATCAAAATCTGTCGTTAGCCATCACTTACAAGGGCTTGAGCAACACCTTGGTGCGAAATTACTCACTAGAACAACACGTCGCCAATCCTTAACCGACGCTGGACAACGTTTTTATCAAAGATGCTTAGAAATGCGAAAACTAATGTCGCTTGCGGAAGAAGAAGTGCGCGAGTCCTGTTCTGATTTTGCAGGCACAATCACCATCACATCTCCACACACATTGATGACACATCTTATTGGACCTGCAATGTGTGAGTTTATGAAAAGCCACCCTCGTATAGAGCCTCAACTATTGGCCAACGATATGCGCGTAGATCTTATTGATAAATACATAGACCTGTCGGTCACCGTTGGAGAACTTCCTGATTCCACATCTCGAGCTATAAGGCTAGGAGACCTTCAACAAGTACTGTGCTGTCATCCTGATTATCTTACAAAGGTACAAATTCAGCTTCCAATCACATCAAATGACCTCTCAAAATATGACTACATTGCCAATCAATGGGAAGGTATCAACAGTCAAAGAAGCTTTGCTATCAATAAAGGGAAAATAAGTACCTATCAATTCAGAGCAAACAGAGTTGGAGATAGTGTGCCAACCATACGAATGATGGCTTTATCTGGGTTAGGAATTGCGTGTCTTCCTAAACAAGCAATTGAAGTAGACCTCCAAAATGGTACATTAATTAATATACTGCCAGATGAAATAGAGCTTAAGGCTCCTTTCTATATCGTACACAATTTTGGATTGCAAATGCCGGCCAGAATTCGGGCCTTCATTGACGATCTAAAACGATATGCCGAGTCTTACTCATAA
- a CDS encoding DMT family transporter: MNSKSLTILLFVSVCLIWGTTWFAMEVALHSIPPIFATALRFLLAAPLLAVLAKVFNQPLLFPKGKRQWLLIVALMYFAIPFTLMIYGEQYISSGLASIIFANMPVAVMLMSGLFLGLRLAKHQIFGLITAVVSLCLILGNEMQMGGDDYLIGTICLGLAVAIHAVMYVLVQKHCKGIEVLTYNAVPSLIASIFLFAVSAMGESVNVESFTWDSISAVVYLGFVASVGGIVAYFKLGQVSTPFQASICFLIFPVVALLISCYINGEVLSEQSLLMMIPLLCGILLTKAPKGIFKLRSSLKTASSN; encoded by the coding sequence ATGAATTCGAAGTCGCTAACTATCTTGCTTTTTGTCTCTGTTTGCTTAATTTGGGGAACCACTTGGTTCGCTATGGAAGTGGCATTGCATTCTATCCCACCTATTTTTGCCACTGCATTGCGCTTTTTATTGGCTGCACCGTTGCTCGCGGTATTGGCGAAAGTGTTCAACCAACCTTTGCTTTTCCCAAAGGGTAAACGTCAATGGCTGCTTATTGTGGCACTGATGTATTTTGCTATTCCGTTCACTTTGATGATCTATGGAGAGCAATACATCTCTTCTGGTTTGGCGTCGATCATCTTCGCCAACATGCCGGTCGCTGTGATGCTGATGTCGGGTTTATTCTTAGGTCTGCGCTTAGCGAAGCATCAAATCTTCGGCTTGATCACTGCTGTTGTGAGCCTATGTTTAATCCTTGGCAACGAAATGCAAATGGGTGGCGATGACTACCTGATTGGCACGATTTGTTTAGGCCTTGCTGTGGCGATTCATGCGGTTATGTATGTGTTGGTTCAAAAGCACTGCAAAGGAATCGAAGTACTGACTTACAACGCCGTACCGAGCTTAATTGCTTCTATATTCTTGTTCGCAGTTTCAGCGATGGGTGAAAGCGTTAACGTTGAATCCTTCACTTGGGATTCAATCTCAGCCGTGGTTTACCTTGGCTTTGTCGCGAGTGTTGGCGGCATTGTGGCTTACTTCAAATTAGGACAAGTTTCGACCCCTTTCCAAGCGTCTATCTGCTTCTTAATTTTCCCGGTAGTAGCACTGCTGATCTCTTGCTACATCAATGGTGAAGTGCTTTCTGAACAGTCATTGCTTATGATGATTCCTCTGCTTTGTGGCATCTTGCTGACCAAGGCACCAAAAGGGATCTTTAAGCTGCGTTCTTCGTTAAAAACAGCGAGCAGCAACTAA